The Pseudoalteromonas translucida KMM 520 genome has a window encoding:
- the dcd gene encoding dCTP deaminase, protein MRLSDTHIKEYLNDGRIVIEPAPTDEMISGVTADLRLGNKFRTFHAHTAAYVDLSGPKDQLNKAMESIMSDEIVLDEGEAFFLHPGELALAITYEKVTLPADIVGWLDGRSSLARLGLMVHVTAHRIDPGWSGNIVLEFYNSGKLPLALRPMMKIGAMSFETLTGPCANPYNTRKDAKYKDQNSAVASRISDDR, encoded by the coding sequence ATGAGACTTTCAGATACACATATTAAAGAATACTTAAACGATGGCCGTATTGTTATTGAGCCTGCACCCACAGATGAGATGATTTCGGGTGTAACTGCCGACTTACGCTTAGGTAATAAATTTAGAACTTTTCATGCACATACAGCAGCATATGTAGATTTAAGTGGCCCTAAAGATCAGCTCAATAAAGCCATGGAGTCAATCATGAGCGACGAAATTGTGCTTGATGAAGGCGAAGCATTTTTTTTACACCCAGGCGAGCTTGCACTGGCTATTACCTATGAAAAAGTAACACTGCCAGCAGATATTGTAGGCTGGCTAGATGGACGTTCATCGCTGGCACGATTAGGTTTAATGGTGCATGTAACCGCGCATCGTATTGATCCCGGTTGGAGTGGTAATATTGTTTTAGAGTTTTATAACTCAGGTAAACTCCCTCTAGCACTAAGACCTATGATGAAAATTGGTGCTATGAGTTTTGAAACACTTACAGGCCCTTGTGCTAATCCTTACAATACGCGTAAAGATGCTAAGTACAAAGATCAAAATAGTGCCGTAGCAAGTCGTATTAGCGACGATAGGTAA